Genomic segment of candidate division WOR-3 bacterium:
GATTTCTATTCAATGGAACCAGAGACCCTGGTTTCGTCACCCGGCGGCAGGATCACGGTGGGGGTGTTCGCCCATGAGTTCGGCCATGTGCTTGGATTGCCTGACCTTTATGACCGTGACGGCTCCACGTATGGAATAGGTATGTTCGGTCTTATGGCGGCGGGTTCCTGGGGTCGGGCAAGCAGCAGTGACCTTCCCGGTTCTTCACCCACTCATTTCTGCGCGTGGTCAAAGTACCAACTGGGATTTGTTTCACCCGTAACAGTGGACCGCATCGGTGTTTCAAAACGGGAGAATGAGTCGGTTGCCTGTGCTGGCGCTAATGCTGTGGCATACAGACTCTTAGAAGACCCGGACGGTCCTGACTGGAACTGGTCGGGCGGAACCGGAGAGTACTTTCTTGTTGAAAACAGGTACCGCATTGGATTCGACCGCGGACTTCCGGGTGACGGATTGCTCATTTTACATATTGACGATACGCGTCTGAATAATGACAATGAAAGTCATCCTCTTGTCGGAGTGATGCAGGCAGACGGTGATGAGAGTTTTCTCCTTCCTGACAGGGGAGTCGGCGCCGATCTCTGGCAGAATTCCAGTTATGGTTTCGGTGACACGTCCAGGCCGGCGAGTTTTGACTATGACGGAAATCCCACCGGTGTCTGGGTCTATGACATAGGGCCGGCCTCTTCGAATATGAATGTCTCTTTCTGGGTGACGCCCGTGCTTCTGGGCAGGGTCTATTCTTATCCCAACCCCTTCAGGATAAATGATGAACCTTCTTGGGGCAGGAAGGTCATCATTAGCTATGTGCCTTCTGATACCGTGGAACTCGGGCAGAGTTATCCGGAGTTCAAAGTCATTATTTACAACATCGCCGGAGAACGGGTAAGGGTGCTCGATTCCGAACCCTTAGAGATCGACCGTTTTTCACGGCGCGCATTCTGGGATTTGAAGAATGAAAAAGGAGAGGATGTCGTCAGTGGAATGTATCTGTATGTGATTGAAACAGAGGGTGACAAGATAGAGCGGAACAAAGGCAGGATGACGATTATTCGGTGAAGAGCTCTTATCCGAAAAATATCAGTATAATTTCAATCGTCTTCATCTCATTAA
This window contains:
- a CDS encoding M6 family metalloprotease domain-containing protein; protein product: MVLLILTLICMPPNPYADTKKPIIQPKFPALMNRGPGRIENPTGEKKALVILIDFNDNQHTCQAAQFDSLIYGESQNSLRDYYTEVSYGKFTISKSSVITQWLRAPQDYSYYIGDSFGLYPGNYPNNVQGIVVAACSLADPQVNFADFDKDGDGVVDALFIVHAGPGAEETGDPSQVWSHQWQLSNTGTGCPGPYHTDDGVDVDFYSMEPETLVSSPGGRITVGVFAHEFGHVLGLPDLYDRDGSTYGIGMFGLMAAGSWGRASSSDLPGSSPTHFCAWSKYQLGFVSPVTVDRIGVSKRENESVACAGANAVAYRLLEDPDGPDWNWSGGTGEYFLVENRYRIGFDRGLPGDGLLILHIDDTRLNNDNESHPLVGVMQADGDESFLLPDRGVGADLWQNSSYGFGDTSRPASFDYDGNPTGVWVYDIGPASSNMNVSFWVTPVLLGRVYSYPNPFRINDEPSWGRKVIISYVPSDTVELGQSYPEFKVIIYNIAGERVRVLDSEPLEIDRFSRRAFWDLKNEKGEDVVSGMYLYVIETEGDKIERNKGRMTIIR